The following proteins are encoded in a genomic region of Chloracidobacterium sp.:
- a CDS encoding efflux RND transporter permease subunit, whose translation MKNLGIAGKLASAFIRSKLTPLIISASILLGLGAVVMLPREEEPQIIVPMVDVMVQMPGASPKEVEERVTKPMEKLLWEIPGVEYIYSTSSPGAAMAIIRFKVGQNEEDALVRLNQKLNANADIIPQGASMPLVKPRSIDDVPILALTLSGSKYDHFTLRRIAAQITDQIKEITDVSEVKVIGGQRRQVRVLLDPARMASRGIAPAALVPLLSQANQQLTSGSVSAENIEAVVETGNFLTNAEDVGNVVVGVSNGSPVFLHDVAVIADTAEEPANYVMFGHGAGEQHEQAGGNAATAVEPAVTIAVSKRKGTNAIDIAHRVLEKVDDLKGTFIPNEVRVSVTRNYGETAAEKSNELLLHMLVAVLSVSALIIFALGWRESGIVAIAIPVTLALTLAVFYFYGYTLNRITLFALIFSIGILVDDAIVVVENMTRHYGLPENKGKSIIEVAVRAVDEVGNPTILATFAVIAAILPMAFVSGLMGPYMRPIPIGASAAMIFSMLVAFVVTPWAALKLLKRDSTHDHEKEGFTTRLYRRVMHHIIAEPVWRYSFLAGVVFLLLAAMSLVAFKFVKVKMLPFDNKSEFQVVIDMPEGSTLEQTAAVTRELANYVGQVPEVVDYQMYVGTAAPYNFNGLVRHYFMRSGSNVADIQVNLLPKDDRSAQSHDIAKRVRPGLKTIAEKYGANIKVAEVPPGPPVLQTIVAEIYGPIYERQIEIAQSIRGILEATDGVVDVDWYVEDEQPKFNLKINKEKAALSGISAEQIAQTLRIAVDGMNVGLLHVPTEKEDVLINLRLPKADRSTIADLKQIKVIGSRGELVPVGELVDVKEVHTDRSIYHKNLMPVVYVTADVAGVVESPVYAILGLNEKIAELRLPEGYELERYVASQPFLTDKYSMKWDGEWHITYEVFRDMGIAFAAVMVLIYILVVGWFQSFKTPLTIMAAIPFSLVGILPAHALMGAFFTATSMIGFIAGAGIVVRNSIILVDFVELRMQHGMSLVDAVVDAGAVRFRPMLLTASAVIVGSAVMLADPIFQGLAISLMAGEVASLLLSRMAVPVLFYMSERKKHPEPPTRSDERTLLSATDLSAPSAVALKFAEKIAKAFGASLKVLTAREPDLPRYFTDAQLAEIASAEQTVEDENVLQIKEFVREQLGDTAEFTPVFADDQPVSAILKEADRSNVLLTALGTHGRKGFEKLKFGSVAEMVLRESRTPVLTVNPNIRIEGEVRIEHIMCAVDGEDNSEDAVRFAAELAQKLNARLSVVRITSNGGKQSVCDRMPDELRADCRLSEISRTGELISEVIAHAESAAVDLIVLASRRGLTGEKAIGTSLIEIIRRAPCPVIAVPNDDA comes from the coding sequence ATGAAGAACCTCGGCATTGCAGGAAAACTCGCCTCGGCTTTTATTCGATCGAAGCTGACGCCGCTCATCATCTCGGCATCGATCCTGCTCGGGCTGGGTGCGGTCGTGATGCTTCCGCGTGAGGAAGAGCCGCAGATCATCGTACCAATGGTCGATGTGATGGTGCAGATGCCCGGAGCATCGCCAAAGGAGGTCGAGGAGCGTGTTACAAAGCCGATGGAAAAGCTGCTGTGGGAGATCCCGGGCGTTGAGTACATCTATTCGACGTCATCGCCCGGAGCGGCAATGGCGATCATACGCTTCAAGGTCGGCCAGAACGAGGAAGATGCACTTGTAAGGCTCAATCAAAAGCTCAATGCGAATGCGGACATCATTCCGCAAGGAGCCTCGATGCCGCTTGTAAAGCCGCGTTCCATCGATGACGTGCCGATACTCGCTCTCACGCTTTCCGGTTCGAAATACGATCACTTCACGCTCCGGCGTATCGCGGCGCAGATCACCGATCAGATAAAGGAGATCACGGATGTCTCTGAGGTAAAGGTTATCGGCGGCCAGCGCCGTCAGGTAAGGGTGCTGCTCGATCCGGCAAGGATGGCCTCACGCGGCATTGCCCCCGCGGCACTCGTTCCCTTGCTTTCGCAGGCAAATCAGCAGCTTACGTCAGGCTCCGTCTCGGCGGAGAATATAGAGGCGGTCGTTGAGACCGGCAATTTTCTTACAAACGCGGAAGACGTCGGCAACGTTGTCGTCGGTGTGTCTAACGGCAGCCCTGTATTTCTGCATGATGTTGCAGTCATCGCCGATACTGCCGAAGAGCCGGCAAATTACGTAATGTTCGGCCACGGTGCGGGCGAACAGCACGAGCAGGCGGGCGGCAATGCAGCGACGGCTGTCGAACCTGCCGTTACGATCGCTGTTTCGAAGCGAAAGGGCACGAACGCCATCGACATTGCACACCGCGTGCTTGAAAAGGTCGATGACCTGAAGGGTACATTCATCCCGAATGAGGTTCGCGTTTCGGTAACGCGCAACTACGGCGAAACTGCGGCTGAAAAGTCGAACGAACTGCTTCTGCACATGCTCGTCGCGGTGCTGTCGGTCTCGGCGTTGATCATTTTCGCACTCGGCTGGCGCGAATCCGGCATCGTTGCGATCGCTATACCCGTAACGCTCGCGCTGACGCTGGCGGTCTTCTATTTCTACGGCTACACGCTCAATCGAATAACGCTGTTCGCACTTATCTTCTCGATAGGCATTTTGGTTGATGATGCGATCGTCGTCGTCGAGAATATGACGCGGCATTACGGCCTGCCGGAGAACAAAGGAAAGTCGATCATCGAGGTCGCCGTGCGTGCGGTCGATGAGGTCGGAAATCCTACGATACTTGCCACGTTCGCGGTGATCGCGGCGATCTTGCCGATGGCATTTGTCAGCGGCCTTATGGGGCCGTATATGCGGCCGATCCCGATAGGCGCATCGGCGGCGATGATCTTTTCGATGCTCGTCGCCTTTGTCGTAACGCCGTGGGCCGCCTTGAAGCTGCTTAAGCGCGACAGCACACACGATCACGAAAAGGAAGGGTTTACTACGCGGCTCTATCGCCGCGTTATGCACCACATTATTGCAGAGCCGGTGTGGCGATACTCGTTCCTCGCCGGCGTCGTCTTCCTGCTGCTTGCCGCAATGTCGCTTGTTGCGTTCAAGTTCGTCAAGGTTAAGATGCTGCCGTTCGATAATAAGAGCGAATTTCAGGTTGTGATCGATATGCCGGAAGGCTCGACGCTCGAACAGACGGCAGCTGTTACCCGCGAGCTTGCGAACTACGTCGGACAGGTGCCTGAGGTCGTCGATTATCAGATGTATGTCGGCACCGCCGCACCGTACAATTTCAACGGCTTGGTCCGCCACTATTTTATGCGGAGCGGCTCTAATGTCGCCGATATTCAGGTCAACCTGCTGCCCAAGGACGACCGTTCGGCACAGAGTCACGACATCGCAAAGCGTGTTCGGCCCGGCCTAAAGACCATCGCCGAAAAATACGGTGCCAACATCAAGGTAGCTGAAGTGCCGCCCGGGCCGCCCGTGCTTCAAACGATCGTTGCCGAGATATACGGCCCGATCTACGAGCGGCAGATCGAGATCGCACAGAGCATACGCGGGATCCTCGAGGCCACGGACGGCGTTGTCGATGTCGATTGGTACGTCGAGGACGAGCAGCCAAAGTTCAACCTAAAGATCAACAAGGAAAAAGCGGCGCTCAGCGGCATCTCGGCCGAACAGATCGCGCAGACGCTGCGCATAGCCGTTGACGGCATGAATGTCGGGCTGCTCCACGTGCCGACCGAAAAGGAAGATGTGCTGATCAATTTGCGTCTTCCCAAGGCCGACCGCTCCACCATTGCCGACCTCAAGCAGATAAAGGTGATCGGAAGCCGCGGCGAACTCGTTCCCGTCGGCGAGCTTGTCGATGTGAAGGAGGTGCATACAGACAGATCGATCTACCACAAGAACTTGATGCCCGTCGTTTATGTAACGGCGGATGTCGCAGGCGTGGTTGAAAGCCCCGTTTACGCGATCCTCGGCCTGAACGAAAAGATCGCCGAGCTACGGCTTCCGGAGGGATATGAGCTTGAGCGTTATGTTGCATCGCAGCCGTTCCTGACCGACAAATACTCGATGAAGTGGGATGGCGAGTGGCATATCACGTACGAGGTCTTTCGTGATATGGGCATTGCCTTTGCCGCGGTGATGGTACTCATCTATATCCTTGTCGTCGGCTGGTTCCAATCATTCAAGACGCCGCTCACGATCATGGCGGCGATACCTTTCTCGCTTGTCGGCATCTTGCCGGCGCATGCCCTGATGGGCGCCTTCTTTACGGCAACGTCAATGATCGGCTTTATCGCGGGTGCAGGTATCGTTGTGCGAAATTCGATCATCCTCGTCGATTTCGTCGAGTTGCGGATGCAGCACGGAATGTCGCTTGTCGATGCGGTCGTCGATGCCGGAGCGGTGCGCTTTCGTCCGATGCTGCTGACCGCCTCAGCGGTGATCGTAGGTTCGGCAGTGATGCTCGCCGACCCGATCTTCCAAGGCCTTGCCATATCGTTGATGGCGGGCGAAGTTGCTTCCCTGCTGCTCTCGCGAATGGCAGTTCCCGTGCTTTTTTACATGAGTGAACGCAAAAAGCACCCTGAACCGCCGACACGATCCGATGAGCGTACATTACTGTCCGCGACCGATCTCAGTGCACCGTCGGCCGTCGCCCTCAAATTTGCCGAAAAGATCGCAAAAGCGTTCGGTGCCTCTCTAAAGGTATTGACCGCACGCGAACCGGATCTGCCGCGCTACTTCACCGACGCGCAGCTTGCGGAGATCGCATCTGCCGAACAGACCGTCGAGGATGAGAATGTACTGCAGATCAAAGAGTTCGTCCGTGAGCAGCTCGGCGACACGGCGGAATTCACGCCGGTCTTTGCGGACGACCAACCAGTATCGGCAATACTGAAAGAAGCCGACAGGTCGAACGTGCTTCTGACTGCTCTCGGCACGCATGGCCGCAAAGGCTTTGAGAAGCTAAAATTCGGCTCGGTTGCTGAAATGGTCTTGCGCGAAAGCCGTACGCCCGTCCTGACCGTCAACCCGAACATCCGCATCGAGGGAGAAGTGCGGATCGAGCATATAATGTGTGCGGTCGATGGCGAGGATAACTC